One Curtobacterium sp. MCLR17_007 DNA window includes the following coding sequences:
- the recA gene encoding recombinase RecA codes for MPSPADREKSLETALAQIDRQFGKGAVMRLGSDDRAPVAVIPTGSVALDVALGIGGLPRGRIIEIYGPESSGKTTLTIHAIANAQRNGGIAAFIDAEHALDPEYAKKLGVDIDALLVSQPDTAEQALEIADMLVRSGSIDLIVIDSVAALVPRAEIEGEMGDSHVGLQARLMSQALRKLAGGLNQTQTTMIFINQLREKIGVFFGSPETTSGGKALKFYASVRLDIRRIETLKTGTDAVGNRTRVKVVKNKMAPPFKQAEFDILYGTGISREGSLLDFGVDHNIVKKSGAWYTYDGDQLGQGKENSRSFLIQNPEIAAEIEGKILAKLGVGGAKPAADAAPVESIEPKLAARKGA; via the coding sequence ATGCCTTCACCCGCAGACCGCGAGAAGTCCCTCGAGACCGCCCTCGCCCAGATCGACCGGCAGTTCGGCAAGGGTGCAGTCATGCGCCTGGGCTCCGACGACCGCGCCCCGGTCGCCGTCATCCCCACCGGTTCGGTCGCGCTGGACGTCGCGCTCGGGATCGGTGGTCTCCCGCGCGGCCGCATCATCGAGATCTACGGCCCGGAGTCGTCCGGAAAGACGACCCTGACGATCCATGCGATCGCCAACGCCCAGCGCAACGGCGGCATCGCGGCCTTCATCGACGCCGAGCACGCGCTCGACCCGGAGTACGCCAAGAAGCTCGGTGTCGACATCGACGCCCTCCTCGTGTCGCAGCCGGACACCGCAGAACAGGCCCTCGAGATCGCGGACATGCTCGTCCGCTCGGGGTCCATCGACCTGATCGTGATCGACTCCGTCGCGGCGCTGGTGCCCCGGGCCGAGATCGAGGGCGAGATGGGTGACTCCCACGTCGGCCTGCAGGCACGCCTCATGTCGCAGGCGCTCCGCAAGCTGGCCGGTGGCCTGAACCAGACGCAGACCACGATGATCTTCATCAACCAGCTGCGCGAGAAGATCGGCGTGTTCTTCGGTTCCCCGGAGACCACGTCGGGCGGCAAGGCGCTCAAGTTCTACGCGTCGGTCCGGCTCGACATCCGCCGCATCGAGACCCTGAAGACGGGGACGGACGCGGTCGGCAACCGCACGCGCGTCAAGGTCGTCAAGAACAAGATGGCGCCGCCTTTCAAGCAGGCCGAGTTCGACATCCTGTACGGCACGGGCATCTCGCGCGAGGGTTCGCTGCTCGACTTCGGTGTCGACCACAACATCGTCAAGAAGTCCGGCGCCTGGTACACGTACGACGGCGACCAGCTCGGGCAGGGCAAGGAGAACTCGCGTTCCTTCCTGATCCAGAACCCCGAGATCGCCGCTGAGATCGAAGGCAAGATCCTCGCCAAGCTCGGTGTCGGTGGTGCCAAGCCCGCGGCCGACGCCGCTCCGGTGGAGTCCATCGAGCCCAAGCTCGCCGCGCGCAAGGGCGCGTGA
- the miaA gene encoding tRNA (adenosine(37)-N6)-dimethylallyltransferase MiaA → MSVADAAVPGDPELGDPEPRDQDPTHDLGAIDGLVATDGLVATDGLVAIVGATGTGKSDLAIAVADRFREQGRRAEVVNADAMQFYRGMDIGTAKVPPGERHGIPHHQLDVLDVTDEASVAAYQRDARATIDRIVGDGGVAVLVGGSGLYVSSVLYELDFPGTDPDLRAELEREHEQHGPNVLLARLRELDPAAAATIDARNPRRLIRAVEIASRSDRVTTSLPSAPQAWRPATVLRLHREREQLVSALHARAARMFADGLVDEVAALRDRGLEQGRTARAAIGYSQALEVLHGTSTLDEAVEATGIATRKYARRQVSWFRRYAEAQVLDVTGNDRGDLSALARRIVP, encoded by the coding sequence GTGTCGGTCGCTGACGCGGCGGTGCCGGGCGACCCGGAGCTGGGCGACCCGGAGCCGCGCGACCAGGACCCGACGCACGATCTCGGCGCGATCGACGGTCTCGTCGCGACCGACGGTCTCGTCGCGACCGACGGTCTCGTCGCGATCGTCGGCGCGACCGGGACCGGCAAGTCCGACCTGGCGATCGCCGTGGCCGACCGGTTCCGCGAGCAGGGACGGCGCGCCGAGGTCGTCAACGCCGACGCGATGCAGTTCTACCGGGGGATGGACATCGGCACAGCGAAGGTGCCGCCCGGGGAACGCCACGGCATCCCGCACCACCAGCTCGACGTGCTCGACGTCACGGACGAGGCCAGCGTCGCCGCCTACCAGCGCGACGCCCGGGCGACGATCGACCGGATCGTGGGCGACGGCGGTGTCGCGGTGCTCGTCGGCGGCAGCGGGCTGTACGTGTCCTCGGTGTTGTACGAGCTCGACTTCCCGGGGACGGACCCGGACCTCCGCGCCGAACTCGAACGCGAGCACGAGCAGCACGGGCCGAACGTGCTGCTCGCACGCCTGCGGGAACTGGACCCCGCGGCGGCGGCGACCATCGACGCCCGCAACCCGCGGCGCCTGATCCGCGCCGTCGAGATCGCGAGCCGATCGGACCGCGTGACCACGAGCCTCCCGTCCGCGCCGCAGGCATGGCGACCCGCCACGGTCCTCCGGCTGCACCGCGAACGGGAGCAGCTCGTGTCGGCCCTGCACGCACGAGCCGCCCGGATGTTCGCCGACGGACTCGTCGACGAGGTCGCAGCGCTCCGCGATCGCGGTCTCGAGCAGGGGCGGACCGCGCGCGCGGCGATCGGGTACTCGCAGGCCCTCGAGGTCCTGCACGGCACGTCGACGCTCGACGAGGCGGTCGAGGCGACCGGCATCGCGACGCGCAAGTACGCCAGACGGCAGGTGTCCTGGTTCCGCCGGTACGCCGAGGCGCAGGTGCTCGACGTCACCGGGAACGACCGCGGGGACCTCTCGGCGCTGGCCCGTAGGATCGTGCCGTGA
- a CDS encoding nicotinamide-nucleotide amidohydrolase family protein — protein sequence MAPRVIGELTVRGESLAVAESLTGGLVVSTLVGVPGASAVVRGGVVAYATPVKASVLGVSASLLAANGAVDPEVARQMAAGVRTALAVDGEPATWGISTTGVAGPDPQDGKPVGTVFVGIASADGAEAFALHLDGARDAIRQRTVSELLVRLFATLQSGE from the coding sequence ATCGCGCCACGGGTGATCGGGGAACTGACCGTCCGCGGTGAATCCCTCGCGGTGGCAGAGTCCCTCACCGGCGGTCTCGTGGTCTCGACGCTCGTGGGCGTCCCCGGAGCGAGCGCCGTGGTCCGTGGCGGTGTCGTGGCCTACGCGACCCCGGTCAAGGCGTCCGTGCTCGGTGTCTCTGCCTCGCTGCTGGCCGCGAACGGTGCCGTGGACCCCGAGGTCGCGAGGCAGATGGCGGCCGGGGTCCGGACGGCACTCGCGGTCGACGGCGAGCCCGCCACGTGGGGGATCAGCACCACGGGCGTCGCCGGACCCGACCCGCAGGACGGCAAGCCGGTCGGCACGGTGTTCGTCGGCATCGCCTCGGCCGACGGCGCCGAGGCGTTCGCGCTGCACCTCGACGGCGCTCGTGACGCAATCCGACAGCGGACCGTCTCCGAACTCCTGGTACGACTGTTCGCCACGCTCCAGAGTGGGGAATGA
- the miaB gene encoding tRNA (N6-isopentenyl adenosine(37)-C2)-methylthiotransferase MiaB, with protein MATVDAQPRTYEVRTHGCQMNVHDSERLSGSLQAAGYVAADGAQADVVVINTCAVRENADNRLYGNLGQLAGIKREHPGMQIAVGGCLAQKDKAVILEKAPWVDVVFGTHNMGSLPTLLERARHNGEAQLEILESLEVFPSTLPTKRDSTHSGWVSISVGCNNTCTFCIVPALRGKEKDRRPGDVLAEIQALVDDGAIEVTLLGQNVNSYGVEFGDRQAFGKLLRAAGQIEGLERVRFTSPHPAAFTDDVIDAMAETPNVMPQLHMPLQSGSDRVLKAMRRSYRSERFLGILDRVRAAIPHAAISTDIIVGFPGETEQDFEDTLRVVEQARFASAFTFQYSIRPGTPAATMDEQLPKEVVQARYERLTALQERITAEENAKQVGRTVEVLVASGEGRKDDATHRLSGRAEDSRLVHFSVPAGLDVPRPGDVVTVEVTRAAPHFLVADAAADVPLRVRRTRAGDAWDLAQAESCGVPTPTAAGAGARPVSLGLPSLRVGR; from the coding sequence ATGGCGACCGTCGACGCGCAGCCCCGCACCTACGAAGTCCGTACGCACGGCTGCCAGATGAACGTGCACGACTCCGAGCGGTTGAGCGGCTCGCTCCAGGCAGCCGGGTACGTCGCAGCCGACGGAGCCCAGGCCGACGTCGTCGTGATCAACACCTGCGCCGTCCGCGAGAACGCTGACAACCGGCTCTACGGCAACCTGGGGCAGCTCGCCGGCATCAAGCGCGAGCACCCGGGCATGCAGATCGCGGTCGGCGGGTGCCTGGCGCAGAAGGACAAGGCGGTCATCCTCGAGAAGGCACCCTGGGTCGACGTCGTCTTCGGCACGCACAACATGGGCTCGTTGCCGACCCTGCTCGAGCGCGCGCGGCACAACGGCGAAGCCCAGCTCGAGATCCTCGAGTCGCTCGAGGTCTTCCCGTCGACGCTGCCGACCAAGCGCGACTCGACGCACAGCGGCTGGGTCTCGATCTCGGTCGGGTGCAACAACACGTGCACGTTCTGCATCGTGCCCGCGCTGCGGGGCAAGGAGAAGGACCGTCGCCCGGGTGACGTCCTCGCCGAGATACAGGCACTGGTCGACGACGGGGCCATCGAGGTCACGCTGCTCGGGCAGAACGTGAACTCCTACGGCGTGGAGTTCGGCGACCGTCAGGCCTTCGGCAAGCTGCTGCGGGCGGCCGGGCAGATCGAGGGACTCGAGCGCGTCCGGTTCACCAGCCCGCACCCGGCCGCCTTCACGGACGACGTCATCGACGCGATGGCCGAGACCCCGAACGTGATGCCGCAGCTGCACATGCCGCTGCAGTCCGGATCCGACCGGGTGCTCAAGGCGATGCGGCGGAGCTACCGCAGCGAGCGGTTCCTCGGCATCCTCGACCGGGTCCGAGCCGCCATCCCGCACGCGGCGATCTCGACCGACATCATCGTCGGCTTCCCCGGCGAGACCGAGCAGGACTTCGAGGACACGCTCCGCGTCGTCGAGCAGGCCCGGTTCGCGTCCGCCTTCACGTTCCAGTACTCCATCCGACCGGGCACCCCGGCGGCGACGATGGACGAGCAGCTGCCCAAGGAGGTCGTGCAGGCCCGCTACGAGCGCCTCACGGCCCTGCAGGAGCGCATCACGGCCGAGGAGAACGCGAAGCAGGTCGGCCGGACCGTCGAGGTCCTGGTGGCGAGCGGCGAGGGCCGGAAGGACGACGCCACGCACCGCCTGTCGGGCCGCGCCGAGGACTCCCGGCTCGTGCACTTCTCCGTGCCGGCCGGCTTGGACGTCCCGCGGCCGGGCGACGTCGTGACCGTCGAGGTCACGCGCGCGGCGCCGCACTTCCTGGTCGCGGACGCCGCTGCCGACGTGCCCCTGCGGGTCCGACGCACCCGTGCCGGTGACGCCTGGGACCTGGCGCAGGCCGAGTCGTGCGGGGTCCCGACCCCCACCGCGGCTGGCGCTGGTGCACGGCCGGTGTCGCTGGGACTGCCCTCGCTCCGTGTCGGTCGCTGA
- a CDS encoding regulatory protein RecX, protein MSIDDDADLAPVTDLFGARSRRGRGAAGKGDAGRAQDASGDDESGRDESTRVESGRDASPGDEADADESFAADADTPVPVQLRGSPGPSEWVSPVVGDGSGRSARAEQSGYDTEDEASAPTASVFSITDGDEIDPADAPRPIDDQRADAERLSMRALGRKGISESEMRSTLTRNDLDAQVVEDEIERLTRVGLLDDVALATDLVDRLHDRKSLGRQGVVAELRRRGIDQVAIDAALDAAADDDDDEFLRAIELAQKRAGQLRGLDRATAERRLSGFLMRKGYNGGIVRIAVERALDGSAPPRSGGPRGPVRFE, encoded by the coding sequence GTGAGCATCGACGACGACGCGGACCTCGCGCCGGTCACCGACCTGTTCGGTGCGCGGTCCCGTCGTGGTCGGGGTGCCGCGGGGAAGGGCGACGCGGGCCGTGCCCAGGACGCGTCCGGTGACGACGAGTCGGGCCGCGACGAGTCGACCCGCGTCGAGTCGGGCCGCGACGCATCGCCTGGCGACGAGGCAGACGCCGACGAGTCGTTCGCCGCTGACGCGGACACGCCGGTCCCGGTGCAGCTCAGGGGCTCACCGGGCCCGTCCGAATGGGTCTCTCCGGTGGTCGGGGACGGCTCAGGCCGCAGCGCTCGTGCCGAGCAGTCCGGGTACGACACCGAGGACGAAGCATCGGCGCCGACGGCGTCGGTGTTCTCGATCACGGACGGCGACGAGATCGACCCCGCTGACGCTCCGCGCCCCATCGACGACCAGCGTGCGGACGCCGAGCGCCTCAGCATGCGGGCGCTCGGACGCAAGGGCATCAGCGAGTCCGAGATGCGCTCGACGCTCACGCGCAACGACCTCGACGCCCAGGTCGTCGAGGACGAGATCGAGCGTCTGACCCGCGTCGGGTTGCTCGACGACGTGGCGCTGGCGACCGATCTTGTCGACCGGCTGCACGACCGCAAGAGCCTGGGGCGTCAGGGTGTCGTCGCGGAACTCCGCCGCCGGGGCATCGACCAGGTTGCGATCGACGCGGCCCTCGACGCCGCGGCGGACGATGACGACGACGAGTTCCTGCGGGCGATCGAGCTGGCGCAGAAGCGCGCCGGGCAGCTGCGGGGGCTCGACCGGGCAACGGCAGAGCGTCGTCTGTCGGGTTTCCTGATGCGCAAGGGCTACAACGGCGGGATCGTGCGGATCGCCGTCGAACGTGCCCTCGACGGCTCGGCTCCGCCCCGGTCCGGGGGACCGCGCGGTCCCGTCCGGTTCGAGTAG
- a CDS encoding DUF3046 domain-containing protein, with protein MRVSEFWRAVDQVFGEAYGAVVARDVVLEELGGRSAADAIAAGVPTRKVWEALCDSQDVPPERRHGKGLLEPRD; from the coding sequence ATGCGTGTGAGTGAGTTCTGGCGGGCCGTCGACCAGGTCTTCGGCGAGGCCTACGGTGCCGTCGTCGCCCGTGACGTCGTGCTCGAGGAGCTGGGCGGTCGCTCGGCCGCCGACGCGATCGCCGCAGGAGTGCCGACCCGCAAGGTGTGGGAAGCGCTCTGCGACTCCCAGGACGTCCCCCCAGAGCGCCGTCATGGCAAGGGCCTGCTGGAGCCGCGGGACTGA
- a CDS encoding helix-turn-helix transcriptional regulator: MVLVRQEIGDVLRDFRLQKGRTLRQVASKASVALGYLSEVERGQKEASSEILASVADALDTPISTIMREVGDRLAVVEGLVPVPDMLPDELVAEFDNDLAVR, from the coding sequence ATGGTTCTCGTTCGTCAGGAAATCGGCGATGTTCTGCGTGACTTCCGCTTGCAGAAGGGCCGGACCCTCCGTCAGGTCGCGTCCAAGGCCAGCGTTGCGCTCGGGTACCTCAGCGAGGTCGAGCGCGGTCAGAAAGAGGCCAGCTCGGAGATCCTCGCGTCCGTCGCGGACGCGTTGGACACCCCCATCTCGACGATCATGCGCGAAGTAGGAGACCGTCTCGCCGTGGTCGAGGGACTGGTCCCGGTCCCGGACATGCTCCCGGACGAACTCGTCGCCGAGTTCGACAACGACCTCGCGGTGCGCTGA
- the pgsA gene encoding CDP-diacylglycerol--glycerol-3-phosphate 3-phosphatidyltransferase — MTASDGTTTKRFPWRGRLIRKGPGPASTANVANIITVIRILMAPLFFVLLLSDGGQDTAVRIWAAVLFVVAIVTDSADGIIARRQDLVTDFGKLVDPIADKVLIGGALVALSILGELPWYVTVLIMVREIGITVFRFAVLSDRVIPASRGGKIKTVLQAVAITLALFPWWGFAGDVAHWTNGVLMTAAVVATVLSGLDYLWQAYRHNRTGA, encoded by the coding sequence ATGACCGCCTCGGACGGCACCACCACGAAGCGGTTCCCGTGGCGCGGACGGCTGATCCGCAAGGGTCCCGGCCCCGCGTCGACGGCGAACGTCGCGAACATCATCACCGTCATCCGCATCCTGATGGCGCCGCTCTTCTTCGTCCTGCTGCTGTCGGACGGCGGGCAGGACACGGCCGTGCGCATCTGGGCCGCGGTGCTGTTCGTCGTGGCGATCGTCACCGACAGCGCCGACGGCATCATCGCCCGCCGCCAGGACCTGGTGACGGACTTCGGCAAGCTCGTCGACCCCATCGCGGACAAGGTCCTGATCGGCGGCGCACTGGTCGCCCTGTCGATCCTCGGTGAGCTGCCCTGGTACGTCACGGTCCTGATCATGGTGCGCGAGATCGGCATCACCGTGTTCCGGTTCGCGGTGCTGTCCGACCGCGTCATCCCCGCCAGCCGCGGCGGCAAGATCAAGACCGTGCTGCAGGCCGTGGCGATCACGCTCGCGCTGTTCCCGTGGTGGGGTTTCGCCGGCGACGTGGCCCACTGGACCAACGGCGTCCTGATGACCGCGGCGGTGGTCGCCACCGTGCTCAGCGGGCTCGACTACCTGTGGCAGGCGTACCGGCACAACCGGACTGGCGCGTGA